A window from Pseudomonas sp. Tri1 encodes these proteins:
- a CDS encoding GTP pyrophosphokinase, translating into MSILDAAIALASRVHAGQVDKAGKPYILHPLRLMMKFDGLEEQLVSLLHDVVEDGDVTLDELRGLGIPEVAVTAIDCLTKRQGESYEQFIARIRPNPLATKVKIADIHDNLDLTRLPVVRDKDLERAAKYHRALRYLQEQ; encoded by the coding sequence ATGAGCATTCTGGACGCTGCAATCGCCCTGGCTTCAAGGGTCCACGCGGGCCAGGTGGATAAGGCCGGCAAGCCCTACATCCTCCACCCGTTGCGCCTGATGATGAAGTTCGACGGGCTTGAAGAGCAACTGGTCAGCCTGTTGCATGATGTGGTCGAAGACGGCGATGTCACGCTGGATGAGCTGCGCGGGCTTGGTATTCCCGAGGTTGCGGTAACGGCTATCGACTGCCTGACCAAGCGCCAGGGCGAGTCCTATGAACAATTCATCGCCCGGATTCGTCCCAATCCACTGGCGACCAAAGTGAAAATAGCGGACATCCACGACAATCTTGACCTCACTCGGCTGCCCGTCGTGCGAGACAAGGACCTGGAGCGCGCCGCGAAATATCATCGGGCATTGCGTTACCTGCAAGAGCAATGA
- a CDS encoding SMI1/KNR4 family protein has translation MLENKFSDYEKAITPADLDHLESVIGKKLPAPFRNHYLKYNGGMPERAYWVSEDFFDPIEVASFRPIAYGEPTLLSTYQLMLKKQVLPAHLLPFADDLGGNFFCLNLDSGAISYFTTDTFDSDLSPEENQAESEKPICSNVLRFVQGLIDGEDLNEE, from the coding sequence ATGCTTGAAAACAAATTCTCAGATTACGAAAAGGCCATTACCCCAGCAGATCTGGACCATCTGGAATCCGTCATCGGCAAGAAGCTACCGGCTCCCTTTCGGAACCATTACCTCAAGTACAACGGCGGCATGCCGGAACGGGCTTATTGGGTCAGCGAAGATTTTTTCGACCCCATCGAAGTCGCCTCTTTCAGGCCCATTGCGTACGGTGAGCCCACGCTGCTGTCCACCTATCAACTGATGCTGAAGAAACAAGTTCTTCCTGCACATCTCCTTCCTTTCGCGGACGACCTGGGCGGCAATTTCTTTTGCTTGAACCTTGATTCGGGAGCCATCAGTTATTTCACGACTGACACTTTTGATAGTGACCTTAGTCCAGAAGAGAATCAGGCCGAATCCGAGAAACCTATTTGCTCGAATGTCCTCCGCTTCGTTCAAGGGCTGATCGATGGGGAAGATTTGAACGAGGAATAA
- a CDS encoding type VI secretion system Vgr family protein: MLFNQASRLAKITSPLGPEVLLLKDMGGGEELGRLFNYELQLHSLDNAIDLNQVLGKPMCVSLQLDGGGERYFHGIVARFSQNVDQGQFASYQATLRPWLWLLTRTSDCRIFQNLTIPQIIKQVFRDLGFSDFEDALSHSYREWEYCVQYRETSFDFVSRLMEQEGIYYFFRHEQGRHVLVLADAYGAHTTAPGYGSVPYYPKNEQQRERDHIHDWHLAQEVQPGSLELNDYDFQRPSARIDVRSAMPRPHTAGDYPLYDYPGTYVQSQDGEHYARTRIEALQTQHEQIELAGNARGLGSGHLFSLTGFSRQDQNREYLIVGARYYLSQESGETGGGAPTAQFESSLTCIDAQQSYRPLATTHRPIVKGPQTALVVGPKGEEIWTDQFGRVKVHFYWDRHDQSNENSSCWIRVSQAWAGKNWGSMQIPRIGQEVIVSFLEGDPDRPIITGRVYNAEQTVPYDLPANATQSGMKSRSSKGGTPANFNEIRMEDKKGAEQLYIHAERNQDIVVEVDESHSVGHDRNKTIGHNETVTIGNNRLRIVKQEDILSVGQRKTDSISQSYVIEVGENLRLVCGESILELNASGQINLSGVQISFYASGDAEFNTGGVLHLNNGGGPGATPDGQGVKGSIDANISAAFPKG, encoded by the coding sequence ATGCTATTCAACCAAGCCTCACGCCTGGCCAAGATCACCAGCCCCCTCGGCCCCGAGGTTCTGTTGCTCAAGGACATGGGCGGCGGCGAAGAATTAGGAAGGCTGTTCAACTACGAGTTGCAGCTGCATTCGCTGGACAACGCCATCGACCTCAACCAGGTGCTCGGCAAACCCATGTGCGTGAGCCTGCAACTCGATGGCGGTGGCGAGCGTTATTTCCATGGCATCGTCGCCCGTTTCAGCCAGAACGTCGACCAGGGCCAGTTCGCCAGTTACCAGGCCACCCTGCGCCCGTGGCTGTGGCTGCTGACCCGCACCTCCGATTGCCGGATTTTCCAGAACCTGACCATCCCGCAGATCATCAAGCAGGTGTTCCGCGACCTCGGCTTCTCCGATTTCGAAGACGCCTTGAGCCACTCCTATCGCGAGTGGGAATACTGCGTGCAGTATCGCGAGACCAGCTTCGATTTCGTCAGCCGCCTGATGGAGCAGGAAGGCATCTACTACTTCTTCCGCCATGAGCAGGGTCGGCATGTGCTGGTGCTGGCCGACGCCTATGGCGCCCACACCACGGCCCCCGGCTACGGCTCGGTGCCCTACTACCCGAAGAACGAGCAGCAGCGCGAACGTGACCACATCCATGACTGGCACCTGGCCCAGGAAGTCCAGCCCGGCTCGCTGGAGCTCAACGACTACGACTTCCAGCGCCCCAGCGCACGCATCGACGTACGCTCGGCCATGCCGCGCCCACATACCGCCGGCGACTATCCGCTGTACGACTACCCGGGCACCTACGTGCAGAGCCAGGATGGCGAACACTACGCCCGCACCCGCATCGAAGCCTTGCAGACCCAGCACGAACAGATCGAGTTGGCCGGCAACGCCCGGGGCTTGGGTTCGGGGCACCTGTTCAGCCTCACCGGCTTCAGCCGCCAGGACCAGAACCGCGAATACCTGATCGTTGGCGCCCGCTACTACCTCTCCCAGGAAAGCGGTGAAACCGGCGGCGGCGCGCCGACGGCCCAGTTCGAAAGCAGCCTGACCTGCATCGACGCCCAGCAAAGCTATCGCCCGCTGGCGACCACCCACCGGCCTATCGTCAAAGGCCCGCAAACTGCATTGGTGGTGGGCCCCAAGGGCGAGGAAATCTGGACCGACCAATTCGGCCGGGTGAAGGTGCATTTCTATTGGGACCGGCACGACCAGTCCAACGAAAACAGCTCGTGCTGGATCCGCGTGTCGCAGGCATGGGCCGGCAAGAATTGGGGCTCGATGCAGATCCCGCGCATTGGTCAGGAAGTGATCGTCAGCTTTCTCGAAGGCGACCCGGACCGGCCAATCATTACCGGTCGCGTCTACAACGCCGAGCAGACCGTGCCCTATGACTTGCCCGCCAATGCCACCCAAAGCGGCATGAAAAGCCGTTCGAGCAAGGGCGGCACGCCGGCGAACTTCAACGAAATCCGCATGGAAGACAAAAAAGGCGCCGAGCAGTTGTACATCCACGCCGAGCGCAACCAGGACATCGTGGTCGAGGTGGATGAAAGCCATTCGGTGGGCCACGACCGCAACAAGACCATCGGCCATAACGAAACGGTGACCATCGGCAACAATCGCCTGCGCATCGTCAAGCAGGAGGACATCCTCTCCGTTGGCCAGCGCAAGACTGACAGCATCAGCCAGAGCTACGTGATTGAAGTGGGCGAAAACCTGCGCCTGGTGTGCGGTGAAAGCATCCTGGAGCTCAACGCCAGCGGCCAGATCAACCTGAGCGGCGTGCAAATCAGCTTCTACGCCAGCGGCGATGCCGAGTTCAACACCGGCGGCGTGCTGCACCTGAACAACGGTGGCGGCCCTGGTGCCACGCCGGACGGCCAAGGCGTCAAGGGCAGCATCGACGCCAACATCAGCGCCGCGTTCCCCAAGGGCTAA
- a CDS encoding HU family DNA-binding protein, with the protein MRKPDLAAAIAEKADLTKEQANRVLNAVLEEITGALHRKDSVTLVGFGTFLQRHRGARTGKNPQTGEPVKIKASNTVAFKPGKSLKDSVNP; encoded by the coding sequence ATGCGTAAACCAGACCTCGCCGCCGCCATCGCGGAAAAAGCAGACCTCACCAAAGAACAAGCCAACCGCGTCCTCAACGCCGTTCTCGAAGAAATCACCGGCGCCCTGCACCGCAAGGACAGCGTCACCCTGGTCGGCTTCGGCACCTTCCTGCAGCGCCACCGCGGCGCCCGCACCGGCAAAAACCCACAAACCGGTGAGCCTGTGAAAATCAAGGCCAGCAACACCGTTGCCTTCAAACCGGGCAAGTCGTTGAAGGACAGCGTTAATCCGTAA
- a CDS encoding class I SAM-dependent methyltransferase has product MKSSPLTSAEKFDTSRANEYARQSRIALAGYDACQDLAACMLAASLGPARSAKILVVGAGGTAQEIIAMASLEPGWRFTAVDPSEPMLEAAKQQLEAHHLLERTRLHLGRVEDLAADESYDAATLIGVFHHLDGDDAKRQIFQAIRAHLKPGAPLIVAGNQYAYASQPLLLAAWGQRWRQHGASPDEVKVKLGKILQGADPPHSEAAVQQLLHEAGFGDATRFFSSLFWSAWLTCKTG; this is encoded by the coding sequence TTGAAATCATCCCCGCTCACCTCAGCTGAAAAATTCGACACATCACGGGCCAATGAATACGCACGCCAAAGCCGCATCGCCCTGGCCGGCTATGACGCCTGCCAGGATCTGGCGGCGTGCATGCTGGCGGCGAGCCTCGGCCCTGCACGCTCGGCGAAAATACTGGTGGTGGGCGCCGGCGGTACGGCGCAGGAGATTATTGCGATGGCGTCGCTGGAGCCAGGTTGGCGCTTCACCGCTGTTGATCCCTCCGAGCCGATGCTGGAGGCGGCGAAGCAGCAGTTGGAGGCGCACCATTTGCTCGAACGCACCCGCCTGCACCTTGGGCGTGTCGAGGATTTGGCAGCCGATGAGTCATACGACGCCGCGACGTTGATCGGTGTGTTCCATCATCTCGATGGCGATGATGCCAAGCGCCAGATCTTTCAAGCCATCCGGGCTCATCTCAAGCCGGGTGCGCCGCTGATCGTCGCGGGGAATCAATACGCTTACGCCAGCCAGCCGTTGTTGCTGGCGGCCTGGGGCCAACGCTGGCGGCAGCATGGTGCGAGCCCGGATGAAGTGAAGGTCAAACTGGGGAAAATTCTCCAAGGCGCCGACCCTCCGCATTCCGAGGCGGCGGTTCAGCAACTGTTGCATGAGGCCGGGTTCGGCGACGCCACCCGCTTTTTCAGCAGCCTGTTCTGGAGTGCTTGGTTGACGTGCAAAACGGGCTGA
- a CDS encoding PAAR domain-containing protein, which produces MDAQAAARLGDEIAHGFGLAAMVAGAVAGALIGAAVVAATVATGGVALAIMAGSIAAGGLSMFQIVKGLSTIFNLPEPTTGALIMGSFNVYINNLNAMRAGEDTASSCTGLPMNHPIWPFPVLIAEGSATVFINGKPAARLHSKMVCGAHIKSGSPNTFIGGPTVSVAFVLDLEGWMHTGLEALGLLAMGGAAILAAMAGVAALVGFVVIGGAMMAGMALLGDLGDRLGPGYRDLLQGVAGMALLGLGPKMAKIGTAPKPRSVVFKPGHTSDDIASMPKFSRPKDPADYLEASYIDKHLKVFQDEGGAFLFTPDDIANPMYQTFSPNKYVMAKSDLHGVVAEFNKTGDVSLLESALGYDPGSLAGKEIYMMDLSNPKVVMPTGNEYGANPLWRPGGLTHPGGMREAVMDNVGIPHNNDINFLLANPDVVRVQ; this is translated from the coding sequence ATGGATGCACAGGCAGCAGCACGTCTGGGTGACGAAATAGCCCATGGGTTCGGGTTGGCCGCGATGGTCGCCGGTGCCGTGGCCGGCGCCTTGATCGGCGCAGCGGTCGTTGCCGCCACCGTTGCCACGGGCGGCGTGGCGCTGGCCATCATGGCGGGCTCGATTGCGGCGGGCGGCTTGTCGATGTTCCAGATCGTCAAGGGCCTTTCCACCATTTTCAATCTGCCCGAGCCCACCACGGGGGCGTTGATAATGGGCAGCTTCAACGTCTACATCAACAACCTCAATGCCATGAGGGCGGGCGAAGACACTGCGTCTTCCTGCACCGGGCTGCCGATGAACCATCCGATCTGGCCCTTTCCGGTGCTGATCGCCGAAGGCAGCGCCACGGTCTTCATCAACGGCAAACCGGCGGCGCGCCTGCACAGCAAAATGGTGTGCGGCGCTCACATCAAGAGTGGCAGCCCCAATACGTTTATCGGTGGGCCAACGGTGTCGGTGGCGTTTGTCCTGGATCTCGAAGGCTGGATGCACACTGGGTTGGAGGCGTTGGGATTATTGGCCATGGGAGGCGCAGCGATTCTTGCGGCCATGGCCGGCGTGGCCGCTTTAGTCGGTTTTGTGGTGATCGGCGGCGCGATGATGGCTGGCATGGCGTTGCTGGGGGATTTGGGGGATCGCTTGGGCCCGGGCTACCGGGACCTGCTCCAGGGCGTGGCGGGGATGGCGCTTTTGGGCCTGGGCCCGAAAATGGCGAAAATCGGTACGGCGCCCAAGCCCCGTTCGGTGGTCTTCAAACCGGGCCATACGTCGGACGATATCGCTTCGATGCCCAAGTTCAGCCGCCCGAAGGATCCTGCCGATTACCTTGAGGCGTCCTATATCGACAAGCATCTCAAAGTCTTCCAGGATGAAGGCGGCGCGTTTCTATTTACGCCTGATGATATCGCCAACCCCATGTACCAGACCTTTAGTCCTAATAAATACGTCATGGCAAAGTCAGATTTGCATGGTGTGGTGGCTGAATTCAACAAGACCGGCGACGTTTCACTGTTGGAGTCAGCCCTGGGCTATGACCCGGGCAGCCTGGCCGGCAAGGAGATCTACATGATGGACTTGAGTAACCCCAAGGTGGTCATGCCAACCGGCAACGAATATGGGGCGAACCCGCTATGGCGTCCTGGCGGCTTGACCCACCCCGGTGGTATGCGCGAAGCGGTCATGGACAATGTGGGCATCCCACACAATAACGACATCAATTTCCTGCTCGCAAACCCGGATGTAGTGAGAGTCCAATGA
- a CDS encoding DcrB-related protein: protein MTSYRIQEADLEIPDTWQDQSINIFKLPAVGPAKEASFVISRDATQGDAPFAEYVDRQLKSAEQQLPGFKLVQRWDTVLQGHTTTLLDYTWQREGRELMLRQVFIERKPAVLITTLTTTPNDFAYHEPAWKLAMHSFKPQPPIV from the coding sequence GTGACCTCTTACCGCATTCAAGAAGCCGATCTCGAGATCCCCGATACCTGGCAGGATCAGAGCATCAATATTTTCAAGCTGCCAGCAGTTGGTCCCGCTAAAGAAGCCAGTTTCGTGATCAGTCGCGATGCGACCCAGGGCGACGCTCCCTTTGCCGAGTACGTGGACCGCCAACTCAAAAGCGCGGAGCAGCAACTGCCGGGCTTCAAGCTGGTTCAGCGCTGGGACACCGTACTGCAAGGGCACACCACCACGTTGCTGGATTACACCTGGCAACGCGAGGGGCGTGAACTGATGCTGCGCCAGGTGTTCATCGAGCGTAAGCCCGCTGTGCTGATCACCACCTTGACCACCACACCGAATGATTTCGCCTACCACGAGCCGGCCTGGAAGCTGGCGATGCATTCGTTCAAGCCACAGCCGCCAATCGTCTGA
- a CDS encoding PAAR domain-containing protein encodes MDAQAAARLGDEIAHGFGLAAMVAGAVAGALIGAAVVAATVATGGVALAIMAGSIAAGGLSMFQIVKGLSTIFNLPEPTTGALIMGSFNVYINDRNAMRAGEDVSSSCTGLPMNHPIWPFPVLIAEGSATVFINGKPAARLHSKMVCGAHIKSGSPNTFIGGPTVSVAFVLDLEGWLHTGLEALGIVAAAAALVLAAMAGAAALAAAVAIGGAAMAGMALLGDLGDRLGPGYRDLLQGVAGMALLGMGPKLAKLGKPASTPKAPKTFEEVYAKAPAAKAEIDTVADEIAAQYGGKVAKAPIKSEARAREKIDNDYGGDATRIKDLARNTIIVESDQISSVAAELGKRGANVKVIDGAANEMGYSGVNSTMQTRAGIPGEIQVNSPEMIYAKEPESLARVLLGDDTYNAVAAKTQVPGGLGHKYYEDFRVLDKASPQAQAIADKSKAYYDAVRGNGGN; translated from the coding sequence ATGGATGCACAGGCCGCAGCACGTCTGGGTGACGAAATAGCCCACGGGTTCGGGTTGGCCGCGATGGTCGCCGGTGCCGTGGCCGGTGCCTTGATCGGTGCTGCGGTGGTTGCCGCGACCGTCGCCACGGGGGGCGTGGCGCTGGCCATCATGGCGGGCTCGATTGCGGCCGGCGGCTTGTCGATGTTCCAGATCGTCAAGGGCCTTTCCACCATTTTCAATCTGCCCGAGCCCACCACGGGTGCGTTGATAATGGGCAGCTTCAATGTCTACATCAACGACCGCAATGCCATGAGGGCGGGCGAAGACGTTTCGTCTTCCTGCACCGGGCTGCCGATGAACCATCCGATCTGGCCCTTTCCGGTGCTGATCGCCGAAGGCAGCGCCACGGTCTTCATCAACGGCAAACCGGCGGCGCGCCTGCACAGCAAAATGGTGTGCGGCGCTCACATCAAGAGCGGCAGCCCCAATACGTTTATCGGTGGGCCGACGGTTTCGGTGGCGTTTGTGCTCGACCTTGAAGGCTGGTTGCATACCGGCCTGGAAGCACTGGGAATCGTGGCTGCGGCTGCTGCGCTGGTATTGGCCGCCATGGCCGGCGCCGCCGCCCTTGCTGCAGCCGTCGCCATTGGCGGTGCCGCGATGGCAGGCATGGCCCTGCTGGGGGACCTGGGCGACCGCCTGGGGCCGGGTTACCGGGATTTATTGCAGGGTGTGGCGGGCATGGCCTTGCTGGGCATGGGGCCGAAGTTGGCGAAACTGGGCAAGCCAGCCAGCACCCCCAAGGCTCCCAAGACCTTCGAAGAGGTCTACGCAAAAGCCCCGGCCGCCAAAGCGGAAATCGATACCGTCGCCGATGAAATCGCCGCCCAGTATGGGGGCAAGGTTGCCAAGGCGCCGATCAAGTCCGAGGCGCGTGCCCGAGAGAAAATCGACAACGACTACGGTGGGGATGCGACCCGGATCAAGGACCTGGCCAGGAATACGATCATCGTCGAATCCGACCAGATCAGTTCTGTTGCAGCAGAGCTCGGCAAGCGCGGCGCGAACGTGAAAGTGATTGACGGTGCCGCTAACGAAATGGGCTATAGCGGCGTCAATTCCACGATGCAGACCCGTGCAGGAATACCGGGAGAAATACAGGTCAACTCACCGGAAATGATTTACGCCAAGGAGCCAGAGTCGCTGGCTCGGGTGTTGCTGGGGGACGACACCTATAATGCCGTCGCCGCAAAAACCCAGGTCCCTGGCGGGCTGGGCCACAAGTATTACGAAGACTTCCGGGTCTTGGACAAGGCCAGTCCGCAGGCGCAAGCTATCGCGGACAAGAGCAAGGCCTATTACGACGCAGTCAGGGGGAACGGTGGGAATTGA
- a CDS encoding DUF6124 family protein: MFKVTPNPPETDQAPPRAKSKTKKLDEAANRALDFYLSPKKPEDTPQPGQIFTIVKDIDNESLLANLTETLASADAMVNDLAFELEGSRRHVALGIQQLIELSSLLANRVLDNVDAR; the protein is encoded by the coding sequence ATGTTCAAAGTAACTCCAAATCCTCCAGAAACAGACCAAGCTCCCCCACGCGCCAAATCCAAAACCAAAAAGCTCGACGAAGCCGCCAATCGCGCTCTCGATTTCTACCTCTCACCAAAGAAGCCTGAAGACACGCCCCAACCAGGCCAGATATTCACCATCGTAAAAGACATCGACAACGAAAGCCTCTTGGCCAACCTCACTGAAACCCTGGCTTCAGCCGATGCGATGGTCAACGACCTGGCCTTCGAACTGGAAGGCTCACGCCGCCACGTCGCCCTAGGTATCCAGCAACTGATCGAACTGAGTTCATTACTGGCAAACCGGGTGTTAGATAACGTCGATGCGCGGTAG
- a CDS encoding DcrB-related protein: protein MTYRLNEFQLQLPPSELLDATINILKFPELGTSLIISRSMLAEGETLQSNLDDQLKRLEKQVQDLRCQPGATLRVGANQEVEAIELRSQFNKGNEKVFQFQLALVLPGTRKMLALSYVKAEKLGDAEAAHWATIKGSLVFDIPA, encoded by the coding sequence ATGACTTACCGCCTCAATGAATTCCAGCTCCAGTTGCCGCCAAGCGAGTTGCTGGACGCGACCATCAACATCCTCAAGTTCCCCGAACTGGGCACGTCCCTGATCATCAGCCGCAGCATGCTGGCCGAGGGCGAAACCCTGCAAAGCAACCTCGACGACCAACTCAAGCGCCTGGAAAAACAAGTCCAGGACCTGCGCTGCCAACCGGGCGCCACCCTACGCGTGGGCGCCAACCAGGAAGTCGAGGCCATCGAACTGCGCAGCCAGTTCAACAAAGGCAATGAAAAGGTCTTCCAGTTCCAGCTGGCCCTGGTGCTGCCCGGCACTCGCAAGATGCTTGCCTTGAGCTACGTGAAAGCCGAGAAACTGGGTGATGCCGAAGCGGCGCATTGGGCGACGATCAAGGGTTCGCTGGTGTTCGACATCCCAGCCTGA
- a CDS encoding DUF4238 domain-containing protein, with the protein MTKTRDNHFVAQWHQKGFIDAGEKLCYLTRRDIVRNGQNETIYSKKWRTPAQQFYRKDLYSTFFGGEVNDDIEQKLFGPIDDSGSKAIRAFSTNDQSQWHYNFESFFTYLDAQKLRTPKGLDWIQSKYPELSQLSLMTEMQSLRSIHCTLWAEGVRELVSAENSDVKFIVSDHPVTIYNYACPPDSLMCEYPSDPDIALKGSQTIFPLNKNRCLILTNLEFAKNPNAVDPLEPRTNANRIRQSLVNTIEFINSRNLTSEEVTKINYIIKSRAESVAAGKEEWLYPELEITADWAELKSLLLPPNDMIHRFGGEMYASFTDGSVHYQDAFGRTEPHNEFLNKNIVEESISRNGNCGCGSGRKYKNCCRNTPIELRTTWSVASVRERNLAFCNCIRDVLGLSNGKCWQDVRRELTNEQISEIYKFYGILWPRSTDIYAMLPKPDGKFRALYSGILDVRVISENALPAASFFDEFLIQTPVTNPNNIRPEFSPIQSPAKYKYQALKEFLFMLDIEPLIAHGLVNLIPDPSDFDSALMSAMLEMARGRSKNRTKDAMSVEDLKVGYKLQLNDLLNSTAMMPSEARVQFLVHDFGLTPEDAETAVSELELLAESSPLMLLQKLDYPEGGQFMQFRMGPNYEMALFLAQVTGSILVTDSSSRWRELITAQHRDQGIVNYPWNSVLGQFCSLPVDYEFLLNLRKSSGLFSDCRDFLKSANHLVVNDDRDSSKISRLTNQAATLQQRILQAHEHDRIVSLEILSPSGGLYDASVQRLLVRSSCMRYENKVRSVYGIALSNTNTESPLV; encoded by the coding sequence ATGACTAAGACCAGAGATAATCACTTCGTAGCACAATGGCATCAGAAGGGCTTTATCGACGCTGGAGAGAAACTTTGCTACTTAACCCGCAGGGATATTGTTCGAAACGGGCAGAACGAAACGATATATTCGAAGAAGTGGCGCACCCCAGCTCAACAATTTTATAGGAAAGATCTTTACTCTACATTTTTTGGTGGCGAGGTTAACGACGACATAGAGCAAAAGTTGTTTGGCCCAATTGACGACAGCGGCTCCAAGGCCATTCGGGCATTTTCAACAAACGATCAGTCTCAGTGGCATTATAACTTTGAAAGTTTTTTTACGTATCTGGATGCTCAAAAACTGCGAACGCCGAAAGGTCTGGATTGGATTCAAAGCAAATACCCTGAACTAAGCCAACTCTCTCTCATGACAGAGATGCAATCGCTACGATCCATACATTGCACCCTGTGGGCGGAAGGGGTCCGCGAGTTGGTGTCCGCGGAAAACTCTGACGTTAAATTTATTGTTTCAGATCATCCGGTCACCATTTATAACTACGCTTGCCCGCCCGATTCACTAATGTGCGAGTACCCTAGCGACCCAGATATAGCGCTGAAAGGATCTCAGACAATATTCCCCCTAAATAAGAATCGCTGTTTAATTCTCACAAACTTAGAATTTGCTAAGAACCCTAATGCGGTCGACCCACTCGAGCCACGCACAAACGCTAATCGTATTCGTCAAAGCCTCGTAAATACAATTGAGTTCATCAACTCCCGAAATCTAACCTCAGAGGAAGTTACAAAAATAAATTATATTATCAAGAGTAGAGCCGAGTCTGTGGCTGCAGGGAAAGAAGAGTGGCTTTATCCAGAACTAGAAATAACTGCTGACTGGGCGGAGTTAAAAAGTTTATTACTGCCGCCAAACGATATGATTCACAGGTTTGGTGGAGAAATGTACGCCTCTTTTACTGATGGCTCCGTTCACTACCAAGATGCATTCGGGCGGACCGAGCCCCACAATGAGTTTCTAAACAAGAATATTGTCGAGGAGTCTATTAGCCGGAACGGAAATTGTGGCTGTGGTAGCGGCCGAAAGTATAAAAACTGTTGCCGGAACACTCCGATCGAGCTTCGAACGACGTGGAGTGTCGCCAGCGTTCGAGAGCGAAACCTAGCATTCTGCAACTGCATACGAGACGTTCTAGGACTCAGCAATGGTAAGTGTTGGCAAGACGTGCGTCGAGAGCTGACCAACGAACAAATTTCAGAAATTTATAAATTTTACGGGATTCTTTGGCCTCGCAGCACCGACATTTATGCGATGCTGCCGAAGCCGGACGGTAAATTTCGGGCGCTTTATAGCGGAATATTGGACGTTCGCGTCATTAGCGAGAACGCATTACCAGCGGCATCTTTTTTTGACGAGTTCCTTATACAAACGCCTGTTACCAATCCTAATAATATTCGCCCAGAATTCAGTCCAATCCAATCGCCCGCTAAGTACAAGTATCAAGCATTAAAAGAATTTCTTTTCATGCTTGATATAGAACCACTCATTGCGCATGGATTAGTAAACCTTATTCCCGACCCCTCTGATTTCGACAGTGCTCTAATGAGCGCAATGTTAGAAATGGCGCGAGGCCGGTCTAAAAACCGCACCAAAGACGCTATGAGCGTAGAAGACTTAAAGGTAGGCTATAAACTGCAACTGAACGATCTACTTAATTCGACCGCCATGATGCCGAGCGAGGCGAGAGTTCAGTTTTTGGTTCATGATTTCGGGCTGACGCCCGAGGATGCGGAAACAGCTGTGTCTGAACTAGAGCTACTAGCAGAATCTTCTCCGCTAATGTTGTTACAAAAGCTGGACTATCCTGAGGGAGGACAGTTCATGCAATTTCGAATGGGGCCGAACTACGAAATGGCATTATTCTTAGCTCAAGTAACCGGCTCGATTTTGGTAACGGATAGTAGTTCAAGATGGCGTGAATTAATTACGGCGCAACACCGCGACCAAGGAATTGTTAATTACCCATGGAACAGCGTGCTAGGCCAGTTTTGTTCACTTCCAGTTGATTATGAATTTTTACTAAATCTTCGTAAAAGCAGTGGCTTATTCTCGGACTGTAGAGATTTTTTGAAAAGCGCGAATCATTTAGTCGTGAATGATGATCGCGACAGCTCAAAAATATCAAGACTGACTAATCAAGCTGCTACGCTGCAGCAGAGAATTCTTCAAGCTCATGAACATGACAGGATTGTAAGTTTAGAAATACTTTCCCCTAGCGGTGGACTGTATGACGCAAGCGTGCAGCGATTGTTAGTTAGATCAAGCTGTATGCGGTACGAAAATAAAGTTAGATCGGTGTATGGCATTGCGCTTTCAAATACAAATACTGAATCGCCCCTAGTTTAA